One part of the Candida albicans SC5314 chromosome R, complete sequence genome encodes these proteins:
- the HEM1 gene encoding 5-aminolevulinate synthase (Putative 5-aminolevulinate synthase; caspofungin repressed; induced by high iron, nitric oxide; regulated by Ssn6; Hap43-repressed; Spider biofilm induced), with translation MESITKVSMSVCPFVRSTSTQALRQLSQTSGALANQARQCPIAGNAIRAKEISIRSYSSATKPARATAATPSTPEATFNVTSSFELGSKETAFDYNGYLGNELEKKRSDKSYRYFNNINRLANEFPKAHRTQEEDKVTVWCSNDYLGMGKNENTLKEMKRVLDKYGSGAGGTRNIAGHNSHAIKLESELAALHKHDAALVFSSCFVANDAVLSLLGQKIKDLVIFSDELNHASMIQGIRNSRARKHIFKHNNLADLESKLAQYPKSTPKLIAFESVYSMCGSIAPIEAICDLAEKYGALTFLDEVHAVGMYGPHGAGVAEHLNFEAHLKSGIERPEITTVMSRVDMVTGTLGKAYGVVGGYITGKTNLIDWFRSYAPGFIFTTSLPPAIMAGCSASIRYQRATLKDRIAQQKNTRLVKNNLNELGIPVIPNPSHIVPVLVGNAADAKRASDLLLNKHDIYVQAINFPTVPIGEERLRITPTPGHGPELSKQLVEAVDSVFTELNLNRINDWKKLGGLVGVGVEGAAKVEHIWTEEQLALTDADLNPNVVNPAISPLDVSSGIST, from the coding sequence ATGGAATCTATTACCAAAGTTTCAATGTCAGTTTGCCCATTTGTTAGATCAACTTCAACCCAGGCTTTGCGTCAACTAAGCCAAACTTCTGGTGCATTGGCTAACCAAGCTCGCCAATGTCCAATTGCTGGCAATGCAATCAGGGCTAAAGAAATTTCAATCAGATCTTATTCCTCAGCTACCAAACCAGCCAGAGCCACCGCTGCTACTCCTTCTACACCGGAGGCCACTTTCAACGTTACTTCATCTTTCGAACTTGGAAGTAAGGAAACCGCATTTGATTATAATGGATATTTAGGaaatgaattggaaaagaaaagatcCGACAAGTCTTATCGTTATTTCAATAACATCAATCGTTTGGCTAATGAATTCCCAAAAGCTCATCGTACTCAAGAAGAGGACAAAGTCACTGTTTGGTGCTCCAATGACTATTTGGGTATGggtaaaaatgaaaacaccTTGAAAGAAATGAAGCGTGTTTTAGACAAGTATGGTTCTGGTGCAGGAGGTACCAGAAATATTGCTGGTCACAATTCCCATGCGATCAAGTTAGAATCTGAATTGGCTGCATTGCACAAACACGATGCTGCATTGGTTTTCAGCTCTTGTTTTGTAGCCAATGATGCTGTGTTATCATTATTGGGACAAAAGATCAAAGATTTGGTTATTTTTTCCgatgaattgaatcatGCCTCAATGATTCAAGGTATTAGAAACTCTCGTGCTAGAAAACACATTTTCAAGCATAATAATTTGGCTGATTTGGAAAGCAAATTAGCTCAGTATCCAAAATCTACTCCTAAATTGATTGCCTTTGAATCAGTTTATTCAATGTGTGGCTCAATTGCTCCTATTGAAGCCATTTGTGATTTAGCTGAAAAGTATGGCGCTTTAACCTTTTTAGATGAAGTTCATGCAGTTGGTATGTATGGTCCCCATGGTGCTGGTGTTGCTGAACATTTGAACTTTGAAGCTCATTTGAAGCTGGGAATTGAACGCCCCGAAATCACCACCGTTATGAGCAGAGTTGATATGGTTACTGGTACTTTGGGTAAAGCCTATGGTGTCGTTGGTGGCTATATTACTGGTAAGactaatttgattgattggtTTAGATCTTATGCTCCaggttttatttttactaCGTCTTTACCACCAGCAATTATGGCTGGTTGTTCTGCTTCTATTCGTTATCAAAGAGCTACATTGAAAGACCGTATTGCTCAACAAAAGAACACTAGACTTgtcaaaaacaatttgaatgaattgGGTATTCCAGTTATTCCAAACCCTTCTCATATTGTTCCAGTTTTAGTCGGAAATGCAGCTGATGCCAAACGTGCTTCGGACTTGTTGTTAAACAAGCACGACATTTACGTTCAAGCCATCAATTTCCCTACAGTTCCAATCGGTGAAGAAAGATTAAGAATCACCCCAACCCCGGGTCACGGACCAGAACTTTCCAAACAATTGGTTGAAGCTGTCGATTCCGTTTTCACcgaattgaatttgaacaGAATCAATGACTGGAAAAAACTTGGAGGATTAGTTGGGGTTGGTGTTGAAGGTGCTGCCAAAGTTGAACACATTTGGACTGAAGAACAATTAGCTTTGACTGACGCTGATTTGAATCCAAATGTCGTTAATCCAGCCATTTCCCCTCTTGATGTCTCTTCAGGTATTTCTACATAA
- a CDS encoding rRNA (cytosine-C5-)-methyltransferase (S. pombe ortholog SPAC2C4.06c is a predicted tRNA (cytosine-5-)-methyltransferase; Spider biofilm induced), producing the protein MIIKDRTEKKNTYKKKYPIIFFGLISSHFLYITYTPMKLYFEAEKFLKPNKGTNGSLQSRIFNDKRLTNSPKHIFALVYSTLKYKEYIDVIVKKSKIQHDLQIKKVKMSNELLCLLVHDLLFSSKGRIQSGKHPMKDAFLSNKTRLQAEFTKLKLKYKVKSVDQLPTKEADDDETPIRWFRINTIKIDIDRFYTKHPFFKQLQPVSSIDEITETGIIYSDDYIPNLFGVHPREKITSTEAYRLGEIIIQDRASCFPSHILNADPEDVHTQVIDACAAPGNKTTHAAAHLPNSDSVVYAFERDSKRVKILKTMCEKATGKTKKKLIQVTHADFTTTKPEDFPDVTGLVIDPSCSGSGIFGRALEDSHNEEEIENVNTERLNKLAGFQFAIMKHALSFPSARKVVYSTCSIHAQENERVVVDLLSDPEVNRRGWKLADREIVLPKWDRRGFEEEFIKISRDPKECARLAGGCVRANPKEDGGIGFFTACFVRSTEVNHEN; encoded by the coding sequence ATGATCATCAAAGACCgaactgaaaaaaaaaacacatacaaaaaaaaatatccaaTCATATTCTTTGGCCTCATCTCATCTCATTTCCTCTATATCACATATACACCAATGAAGTTATATTTTGAAGCAGAAAAGTTTTTAAAACCAAACAAAGGAACTAACGGGAGTCTACAATCTCGTATATTCAACGATAAAAGATTAACCAATTCCCCAAAACACATATTTGCCTTGGTCTATTCTACATTAAAGTACAAAGAATACATCGATGTGATtgtgaaaaaatcaaaaatccAACATGATcttcaaattaaaaaagtGAAGATGAGCAATGAATTATTATGCTTATTGGTTCatgatttattgttttcttcaaaaGGGAGAATCCAGAGTGGGAAACATCCTATGAAAGACGCATTTTTGCTGAACAAGACAAGATTACAAGCAGAATTCaccaaattgaaattgaaatataaaGTGAAGTCAGTTGACCAATTACCAACGAAGGAAGCTGACGATGATGAAACTCCAATACGGTGGTTTAGAATTAATACCATTAAAATTGACATAGATAGATTTTACACCAAGCATCCATTCTTCAAGCAACTACAACCAGTGAGCTCAATTGACGAAATCACAGAAACAGGGATAATTTATTCTGATGATTATATTCCTAATTTATTTGGGGTTCATCCAAGAGAGAAAATCACATCGACTGAAGCTTATAGATTAGGGGAAATAATTATCCAGGATCGTGCATCTTGTTTCCCAAGTCACATACTTAATGCAGATCCTGAAGATGTTCATACCCAAGTTATAGATGCGTGCGCAGCACCTGGAAACAAAACGACCCATGCAGCAGCACATCTACCAAACTCAGATTCAGTCGTGTATGCATTTGAAAGAGATTCAAAAAGAGtgaagatattgaagaCCATGTGTGAGAAAGCCACAGGTaaaacgaaaaagaaacttaTCCAAGTGACTCACGCTGATTTCACAACCACAAAACCCGAAGATTTTCCTGATGTTACTGGATTAGTTATTGATCCATCGTGTAGTGGATCAGGTATTTTTGGAAGGGCATTAGAAGATTCAcataatgaagaagaaattgaaaatgttaaCACAGAGAGGCTTAACAAATTAGCTGGATTTCAATTTGCCATAATGAAACACGCATTGCTGTTTCCATCAGCCAGGAAAGTTGTTTATTCAACATGTTCAATTCACGCGCAAGAAAATGAGAGGGTCGTGGTGGATTTGCTACTGGATCCAGAAGTAAATCGCCGGGGGTGGAAGTTGGCTGACCGAGAAATTGTGTTACCGAAGTGGGACAGAAGAGgttttgaagaagaatttatCAAGATATCAAGGGATCCTAAAGAATGTGCGAGATTGGCAGGTGGTTGTGTACGAGCAAATCCTAAAGAAGATGGAGGGATCGGATTTTTTACAGCATGTTTTGTAAGATCAACTGAAGTTAACCATGAGAACTGA
- the CRC1 gene encoding carnitine:acyl carnitine antiporter (Mitochondrial carnitine carrier protein), giving the protein MDDVDSALADNVKSFAAGGFGGICAVLTGHPFDLVKVRLQTGLYNSSVQCVKQTIAKDGLTGLYRGVLPPLLGVTPMFAVSFWGYDVGKRLVSTYTGKSIDQFEIKEISTAGFISAIPTTLVAAPFERVKVMMQIQEGNKSKSMAGVVAEMYKTGGLRSIFKGSVATLARDGPGSALYFATYEYLKKELSSPGEDLSLFAIMTAGGFAGVSMWLGVFPIDTIKSTQQSSNVPISILQTTKNIYAKGGIKAFFPGVGPALARSFPANAATFLGVELARKALDSII; this is encoded by the coding sequence ATGGACGACGTTGATTCAGCTTTGGCAGATAATGTCAAATCCTTTGCCGCTGGTGGTTTTGGTGGTATATGTGCCGTTTTGACTGGTCATCCTTTCGATTTGGTTAAAGTGAGATTGCAAACTGGTTTGTATAACTCATCAGTTCAATGTGTCAAGCAAACAATTGCTAAAGATGGTTTGACTGGTCTTTATCGTGGGGTTTTACCACCATTATTGGGAGTTACTCCAATGTTTGCTGTGTCTTTCTGGGGTTACGATGTTGGTAAAAGACTTGTTTCAACATACACTGGTAAATCAATCgaccaatttgaaatcaaagaaatttctACTGCTGGGTTTATTAGTGCAATTCCAACTACTTTGGTTGCTGCTCCTTTTGAGAGAGTTAAAGTTATGATGCAAATCCAAGAAGGAAATAAATCAAAGTCAATGGCTGGCGTGGTTGCTGAAATGTATAAAACTGGTGGTCTTAGATCGATTTTCAAAGGTTCAGTTGCTACTTTAGCAAGAGATGGTCCTGGTTCTGCCTTGTACTTTGCTACCTATGAatatttgaagaaagaattatCTTCTCCTGGTGAAGACTTGTCATTGTTTGCAATTATGACTGCCGGTGGATTTGCTGGTGTTTCCATGTGGTTGGGTGTTTTCCCAATTGATACTATCAAATCAACACAACAATCTTCAAATGTTCCAATCTCAATATTACAAACCACAAAAAACATTTACGCCAAAGGTGGTATTAAAGCATTTTTCCCAGGGGTTGGTCCAGCATTAGCAAGATCGTTCCCTGCAAATGCTGCTACTTTCTTGGGTGTGGAGTTGGCTAGAAAAGCATTAGACCTGATTATATAa
- the OPT1 gene encoding oligopeptide transporter (Oligopeptide transporter; transports 3-to-5-residue peptides; alleles are distinct, one has intron; suppresses S. cerevisiae ptr2-2 mutant defects; induced by BSA or peptides; Stp3p, Hog1p regulated; flow model biofilm induced) — protein MDKIRAVISGGEKPPVDTDNDHNTDFEADRKMPDLDIVVSKSQEFDPVTSHLVNDIMEDEYAAVHVEDDSPYPEVRAAVPSTDDPTLPQNTIRAWVIGLILTTVGCGMNMLFSFHSPSFAITTFVTSILAWPIGNFWAWIVPDWKIFGASLNPGPFNVKEHTIITIMANVSFGTGAAYATDILLAQNMFYKSNFGWGYNLLLIWSTQCIGFAFGGVLRRFVVDSPGAIWPSNLVTATFLTNMHINENHTANGWKISRLAFFVIVFVASFVWYWFPGYIFQALSYFSWITWIKPNNVIINQVFGSSSGLGMIPNNIALDWNQIAGYIGSPLIPPASVIATIFGSIVVIFWIVVPAIHYSNTWYSQYLPISSTGSFDRFQQTYNVSKIIDHKTLSFNEAEYKKYSPLFLSTTFAISYGLSFASILATITHTICFHGRDLIASLKAKEKPDVHNRLMKAYKPVPEWWYLIVFLVFFGMSIATVRAWPTEMPVWGLVFALIIAIIFLLPVAIIYAKTNIAVGLNVVTEFIVGYVLPGRPIAMMLFKTFGYITNNQAVTFVQDMKLGHYMKIDPRTLFWAQFAATIWGSLVQIAVLEWAYGAIDNLCAADQKNHYTCPNGKVFFNASIIWGVIGPQRQFSHGQIYYGLLFFFIIGAVTPVINWLILKKWPNSPVKYLHWPVFFSGTGYIPPATPYNYTSYCAVGLFFGWWIKKKWFHWWSKYNYSLSAGLDIGLAWCSLIIFLCLSLTNTDFPSWWGNDVINTTLDTQVVTNIRHILKEGEAFGPSSW, from the coding sequence ATGGACAAAATAAGGGCAGTAATTAGTGGAGGTGAGAAACCTCCCGTTGACACTGACAACGATCACAACACAGACTTTGAGGCTGACAGAAAAATGCCAGATTTGGATATTGTAGTTTCCAAATCACAAGAATTTGACCCAGTCACCTCCCACTTGGTTAATGATATTATGGAAGATGAATATGCTGCTGTCCatgttgaagatgattCTCCTTATCCAGAAGTTAGAGCAGCTGTTCCTTCTACTGACGACCCAACTTTACCTCAAAATACCATTAGAGCCTGGGTTATTGGTTTGATATTGACTACGGTTGGTTGTGGTATGAATATGTTGTTCAGTTTCCATAGTCCCTCATTTGCTATCACCACTTTTGTCACATCCATTTTGGCTTGGCCAATTGGGAACTTTTGGGCATGGATTGTTCCTGACTGGAAGATTTTTGGTGCTTCGTTAAATCCTGGTCCATTCAACGTTAAAGAACATACTATCATCACTATTATGGCCAACGTTTCTTTTGGTACTGGTGCCGCATATGCCACAGATATCTTGCTTGCACAAAATATGttttataaatcaaattttggTTGGGGGTACAATTTATTACTTATCTGGAGTACCCAATGTATTGGGTTTGCTTTCGGAGGTGTTTTGAGaagatttgttgttgacaGTCCAGGGGCCATCTGGCCTCTGAATTTGGTCACCGCAACATTCTTGACTAATATGCACATTAACGAAAACCACACTGCTAATGGCTGGAAAATTTCTCGTCTTGCATTTTTTGTGATCGTGTTCGTTGCCTCATTTGTTTGGTATTGGTTCCCAGGTTATATTTTCCAAGCTTTATCGTATTTTTCTTGGATCACCTGGATTAAACCAAACAATGTCATTATCAATCAAGTTTTCGGTTCTTCATCTGGATTAGGTATGATTCCTAACAACATTGCCTTGGACTGGAACCAAATTGCAGGGTATATTGGGTCTCCATTGATTCCACCAGCTAGTGTTATTGCTACAATTTTTGGATCCATTGTGGTTATTTTCTGGATTGTTGTGCCAGCTATTCACTATTCCAACACTTGGTACTCCCAATACTTGCCAATCTCATCTACTGGATCGTTTGATAGGTTCCAGCAAACTTATAATGTGTCAAAAATTATCGACCATAAAACTTTATCATTCAATGAAGCGGAATACAAAAAGTACTCCCCTTTGTTTTTATCCACCACCTTTGCCATTTCTTATGGGTTATCGTTTGCCTCCATTTTAGCCACTATAACACACACCATTTGCTTCCATGGACGTGACCTTATCGCGTCGTTGAAGGCCAAAGAAAAACCAGATGTTCATAATAGATTAATGAAAGCATACAAACCAGTGCCTGAATGGTGGTACCTAATTGTCTTCTTGGTCTTTTTCGGTATGTCCATAGCCACCGTACGTGCTTGGCCTACTGAAATGCCAGTATGGGGGTTAGTTTTTGCTCTTATCATCGCTATcatatttttattaccCGTTGCTATCATTTATGCAAAAACGAATATTGCTGTTGGTTTGAACGTTGTGACAGAGTTCATCGTCGGTTATGTACTCCCCGGGCGTCCAATAGCCATGATGCTTTTTAAAACATTCGGATACATCACTAATAACCAAGCTGTTACTTTTGTGCAGGATATGAAACTTGGGCACTACATGAAAATAGATCCGCGCACTTTGTTTTGGGCGCAGTTTGCTGCTACCATATGGGGATCGTTAGTTCAGATCGCAGTTTTGGAGTGGGCCTATGGTGCAATCGACAATTTGTGTGCTGCTgaccaaaaaaatcattacaCATGTCCAAACGGTAAAGTTTTCTTCAATGCTTCGATCATTTGGGGTGTCATTGGACCCCAACGTCAATTCTCACATGGGCAGATTTATTATGGgttacttttctttttcatcattgGTGCTGTGACCCCTGTCATCAATTGGTTGATCTTGAAAAAATGGCCAAACTCTCCAGTCAAGTATTTGCATTGGCCAGTGTTCTTTTCTGGGACAGGGTACATTCCTCCAGCCACTCCATATAACTATACCTCCTACTGTGCTGTGGGTTTGTTCTTTGGATGGTGGATTAAAAAGAAGTGGTTCCACTGGTGGTCTAAATACAACTATTCCTTGTCTGCGGGCTTGGATATTGGTTTGGCATGGTGCTCGTTGATCATTTTCTTGTGCTTGAGTTTAACAAACACCGACTTCCCATCGTGGTGGGGAAACGATGTGATCAACACCACTCTCGACACTCAGGTTGTCACCAATATCAGACACATATTGAAAGAGGGAGAGGCATTTGGGCCATCTTCCTGGTAA
- the SPC98 gene encoding Spc98p (Putative component of the microtubule-nucleating Tub4p (gamma-tubulin) complex; periodic mRNA expression, peak at cell-cycle S/G2 phase), with translation MALNKVQLIKLYSNRLVKSLVPVEFGEAFIQSIINDLQTTLLNTSSEEQNLSIIINKLKMQFLSNNLKNEWVEFQNIVNSLSKFKSLDQICNYLAFLDALRDEKPEDILSTSTASLSPGKQNLMINTVNTALTLSQLIEPYYDTLSEQTILTYLPYTMLGSDSKIFTFSNNYTRLEIPKDINNSFSSLLREVFEFAILYKQLAIVVDRYKGTLVSAIKTAYIAILEAQLNKYVNDINNIFNNKPNSILVVYNSIFPWISILRFLYRVSNRLNRLDGYEFLTFIYSFTNHGDPKIRGIAVTAFTEVVKPYYNIVEHWIVKGELIDNNNEFFIIFDQEQNEFNSIIKLLPKKIPAFIKSSDKIFQIGKTLIFLNKYCRELKWVNQYNVKYSAILFNNHQGLASMTTNEMIKLIDSQYNEILTFLTQIIQGNNKLFTHVYNFKRFYFMETNDFIDAIMVKGKDVFNESSVNISSTYLRKVLQDAIQISSVKNFEYVDRLDSRVLNPQHGNLGWESFTIEYKIDDLPMSYLFEGHQHLQYLKMFHFLWKLRQLNNLLNWHFEMFNELNHNVVTKLSSRNRRPLAKSLSIITSIRFHFTQFLNELIAYLSYDVIEENFQQHIVRKLFYNKNDQDLLLNKSFMNLSEIDPNNDLPKFNVNLLTIDELVELHGTYIDSIINSSLLNEKLKGNETNISYIDQIFNILQTIFNFINTSQEFYSLVVTFGLLVRSDSNANKIELEQDQEDLEFQLHKIKRKIYKDIYQHDYKRQLNDLKNDLNRDYNLKDLSKLL, from the coding sequence ATGGCGTTAAACAAGGTACaactaataaaattatattcCAATCGATTAGTGAAATCATTGGTTCCTGTGGAATTCGGTGAGGCATTCATCCAAAGTATAATCAATGACTTGCAAACCACTTTACTAAATACTTCTTCTGAAGAACAAAATTTGtcaataattataaacaaGCTTAAAATGCAATTTTTAAGtaacaatttaaaaaatgaatGGGTCgaatttcaaaacattGTTAATTCATTAAGCAAATTCAAGTCGTTGGATCAGATTTGTAATTATCTCGCATTTCTTGATGCTTTAAGAGATGAGAAACCAGAAGATAtattatcaacatcaacagcGAGCTTGTCTCCCGGTAAGCAAAATTTAATGATCAATACGGTAAACACAGCATTGACGTTATCACAGTTAATCGAGCCTTACTATGATACTTTATCGGAACAAACCATTTTAACCTACTTACCCTACACGATGTTAGGTCTGGATTCCAAAATATTCACCTTCAGCAATAATTATACACGATTGGAGATACCGAAAGATATAAACAACAGTTTCAGCTCATTGCTACGCGAAGTTTTTGAGTTTGCAATACTATATAAACAATTGgcaattgttgttgataggTATAAAGGAACTTTAGTACTGGCCATAAAGACAGCTTACATAGCAATACTAGAGGctcaattgaacaaatatGTGAATGATATTAACAATatcttcaataataaaCCGAATTCCATATTAGTTGTTTACAATTCCATTTTCCCCTGGATATCTATACTACGATTTTTATATCGAGTCTCAAACAGACTAAACAGATTAGATGGTTATGAATTTCTCAcatttatttatagttTCACCAACCATGGAGATCCCAAAATACGGGGCATTGCTGTGACTGCATTCACCGAGGTTGTCAAACCGTATTATAATATTGTGGAACATTGGATAGTGAAAGGGGAGttgattgataataataacgagtttttcattatctttGATCAAGAGCAGAATGAATTCAATAgtataattaaattattgcccaaaaaaataccaGCCTTTATTAAATCGAGtgataaaatatttcaGATTGGGAAAACattaatttttctaaataaatattgtcGTGAACTAAAATGGGTAAATCAGTATAACGTGAAATATTCTGCTATATTGTTCAATAACCATCAAGGCTTGGCATCCATGACAACAAATGAAATgatcaaattgattgatcTGCAATATAATGAGATATTAACGTTTCTCACCCAAATAATCCAAggaaacaataaattgtttactcatgtttataatttcaaGAGGTTTTATTTTATGGAGACCaatgattttattgatGCGATTATGGTGAAAGGGAAGGACGTTTTTAATGAGTCTTCTGTTAATATTTCATCAACCTATCTTAGGAAAGTCTTACAAGACGCTATACAAATTTCGTcggtgaaaaattttgagTATGTTGACAGACTCGATTCGAGAGTGTTGAATCCCCAACACGGGAATTTGGGCTGGGAATCGTTCACCATTGAATACAAAATTGATGATCTTCCCATGagttatttatttgaagGTCACCAACATTTacaatatttaaaaatgtTTCATTTTCTATGGAAATTAAgacaattgaataatttattaaattggCATTTTGAGATGTTTAATGAGTTGAATCATAATGTGGTGACGAAGTTGTCAAGCAGAAATAGAAGACCTTTGGCGAAATCATTGAGCATAATCACCAGTATAAGATTCCATTTTACCCAGTTTCTTAACGAACTAATAGCTTATTTGTCTTATGATgttattgaagaaaattttcaacagCATATTGTAAGGAAATTGTTctataataaaaatgatcAAGATCTATTATTGAACAAGCTGTTTATGAATTTACTGGAAATTGACCCAAATAATGATCTTCCCAAATTCAATGTCAATCTATTAACTATCGATGAATTAGTGGAACTCCATGGTACATATATTGATAGTATTATCAATAGTAGtttattgaatgaaaaattgaaaggCAATGAAACAAATATAAGTTATATCgatcaaatatttaatattttgcAGACtatcttcaatttcataaatACAAGTCAGGAATTCTATTCCTTGGTGGTTACTTTTGGATTGCTAGTTAGACTGGACAGCAATGCAAACAAAATAGAATTGGAACAAGACCAAGAAGATTTGGAGTTTCAATTGCATAAAATAAAACGAAAAATCTACAAAGATATTTATCAACACGATTACAAACGacaattgaatgatttgaaaaatgatttgaatagagattataatttaaagGATCTTAGTAAGTTGTTATGA